The Salvia miltiorrhiza cultivar Shanhuang (shh) chromosome 2, IMPLAD_Smil_shh, whole genome shotgun sequence DNA window ggaattaGTAAGGgccaagtaggaaatgtggtaaaagaaaggaaggatttaaagggtgaaattttgtttatcattcatttttccatgataaatttacaaccaaagagaacgcaaaAATGACACTAAAGTATTAGTATACATGGCCCAAGAGGTTAAGATAGTGATCCGAGTGTCCATATCCTCTGTTCTTTTTTCCGCTTATTATCTCCAACAAAACCACTCCAAGACTGAAGATGTCAGATTTCACAGAGAATTTTCCATCGATTGCATATTCGGGAGCCATATATCCACTGCATAAAGTTATTGATCTTAAGGCCACCATAGAAAAGAATGAAGCAATTTGAGGGGGTAATAATGAAGTAATTTGATGATATAGAGAAAACTTACTATGTCCCAATAACTCTTTTTGTTCTAGCAAGAGATTGATCCTCTTCAAATATTCTTGCCAAGCCGAAATCTGATATCTTTGGACTTAAATTCCCGTCTAGTAAAATATTGCTCGTTTTGAGATCCCTATGAATAATCTTTAATCTTGAATCATGATGGAGATATAACAGTCCCCTGGCGATTCCCATGATAATTTCATAACGCTTAGGCCATGTCAACTGTGTTCTCCGATATTGATCTGCAAGTGATTGAACACCATGTGGATGTTAGTGATGAAAGTATGGGATTTCACAAGCACGAGAAAAAGATGAAGGATAAATCTGAGTATACCAACAAGAGAAAGATCAAGACTTTTATTCTGCAGGTATTCATAGATTAACATCCTTTCCTCTTCTTCAATGCAACATCCCAAAAGTCTAACGAGGTTTCTATGTTGAAGGTTTGCAATCACCATAACTTCGTTTCTGAACTCTTCGAGACCCTGATGTGAGCATCTGGATAATCTTTTGACTGCGATTTCTTCTCCAGATGGCATGTTCCCCTGCTTATGCATGTTAGTTTACAAGTAAGGCAAGTATATTTTTGTTGTTCGACTTCAGCTTTTTCATTTAGTACATTACCTTGTAAACAGGACCGAATCCTCCAACTCCAATCATGTTTTCCGTGGAGAAATTATTTGTTGCTTGCATAATAGTAGCCATTTTGATCACAGGTAATTCTAGATCCTCATTATTCATTTTCACTTCTATGAAGCGAAAGGGAAAGTTAACTAATGCTTCAGTATTCGCTCGAAGTTATGCTTTGATTAATAATAGACTATATCATATTATTTAGAGCAGTCCACTACAGAAGTTGAATTGTTACCTCGCTTCTTTAGTCTTGCCATTAAAAATACACCTCCATTGATAAAAGCTGAGATGAGAACACCAGAAGCAATTGATAACAGTATTAATTTCATAGGCcttttcttctcctcctcctccgcctctaAACCCGTGCTAGAATCTACAGGGAAATTCATAAGTCAATGTCATTCTGGGCTTCCATCTGTAGGACTAAAGGGGCACAGACACCAGATAAGGACAGAGATGTCATCCGGCTGCTGTTTCCTTGCTCTTGCAGTGTGGATTTTCAAGTTTATAGGTAAATTCGTGGGTGATAACTTTACAGTTACACCATACTAATTTACACAACACATATAAAATGTACTTCAACATTTCCTTCAATTTCCTTCACTCCCTCTTGGTTCTACTTAATAGCATATCATGTACACACGCATGTCATACTAGTCATGTCATTAACTCAATCAGCTTTATATTTATGATGGTTACTTTATCACAATCCTGCATCTTGCTTTCTGTCTGAGATATGCTAATCTAAATTTCTTATGGATAGTAACATAGGGAAAATAAGAAATGAGTTACCTAGCTCAGAAAATATGTTTATTGATTACTACTTTAATGGAAACAACTAGGATTCACAACATACATGTAATGTGAAATATATCTCAAGTCTCCATCTTAAGTTCAGAGTTGAGATATGCTGATCTAGATAGTGTTAAGAAATGGTAATTATGGAATAAGATACCTAGTTCAGAAACTGGCACGCGGATGTAGATATTCTGCTTGCTATCTGCTGCAGAAAGTTCTTTGGTATCAATGAGTTCAGTGAACCACATCAAGCAGCCACTACCTCCATTAGTAATGAACGGATTAGCATAAGCAGTGCAATTACAATTTTTAAAGCACTCAGCTTTGCACTCATCAAGGCTCATACTTCTGTTCAACCAAAAACTCAACATGTCAGGATATTTCACCCCTCTAACCTCTAGAAATCCATCTTCACCATGGCAATTCAATGGTGTAGTTCTAGTGCATCCACCCGACCAATCTTGAAGGTCCCAATAATTTTGAAACTTAGGGGCAAATCCCTTGAAACACTGGCATCTAACTGGGCTGTCAGTCCTAGATTTGCAAATACTATTAGGACCACAAATACCATATTCATCGCATGTATCTTGAGGAAATGTGAATGCACGATTCCATTTgtttttttgggcattcagcGTATGGCGCATGATTGTACCTGATGGATCTAGTGTTACTCTTACGACAGCCGTGCTGTCGTAGGGCTCTTCTGCAGATATCAGCCTCTCTTGTCTGAAAACGGGAAAAAATTTGTACATGGCATTGGGTAAGCGTGGACCACCACCAAAATATAACCCATTCCACTTTCCCATTCGGTATACTTTCACCGTCCCTCTTCGAGTTACCATGTCAGGCAAGCCCTTGTTTTCGATCCTGAGTATGAACTCCCCAGGAGAAGGGTCATCAGCATTTCTCCATGATGTCAAATATCTCTCCACACCTGAATCTGCATCATCGACCAATTTCATCCCCTGCAAGAAGGTGTCAGTTGGATAACCAAAGCTCTGCCATAGGTAGCCTTCCATTGTGTTGTCTACAACAACCAAGTTTCCAGAATCCAGCAGCTGTAAAACTGGATTTCTTGCTACCCCGGATGAACTCGCGGACCAGATAATGCTTTTGCCATTGCTTATAACAAGACTCCCATTTCTGGAAAGCATGAAAAGTGGTGCATGTGAGGCAGTGATGGGATCGTTTCTGTTTGCAACCCAGACTACAACTTCTGGTGTGCTCGTGTACCATATTCCCAAGAATCTATTTAGAGATTTTCCAGGTGAGAAAAAACCCATTTCAAAAACTTGGTTTTGAGAAACCAAAGTCTGCCCAATAACAAGAGTTTGATTAGAAATAAGTTTGTTGTCGTTAACAGCTCCAACTGTTAAACTCAGTAAGGAGATGGAGTGAAGCAGGGAGCAGAAGATTGtagtgaagaagaagaacgcCATGTTCAAATCCGATTACATGTCCAGCTCCAGAAATAATTCTGCTGATCGCTCTTGGGTGAAGAACAATACcggaaaaaaaagtaaatatgaAATGGAAAAGTCAATAGTTGAATAAATTCAAAGGTTGGACGAGACTGGCAACAGAATCAAAGAAATTCTTCTTTGAATTTTCTTCTGCATAAGTCATATGCATGCCGTGGTAGGTTTGAAATTGGTTAACTTTTTCTGGAACTTTGttggttgcctcaccatataaagtggttcatgccactatctccaatccaacgtgggacacttcaatacaccccccgcacgcgcagcgtggactatcccaaacgccatctgttgacaacgatattggggggacccatcattggattgggttggctctgataccatgttagaaattAATGAAAGCTAGAGTgaagatttgagagagagattttCTGTATATTGACTGAATCAACTAAAACAAAATACAAGGTACAAAGATATAAATAGAGATAGAGTAGGAAGCACGCAGGCTTCAGTAGCTTAACTAATCATCTTAACTACCTCACTAACAACTTTGTAACTTCTCTTAACAAACTAAAGCTAAACACGCTTCTTTACTAATATGAGCTTCTTCTTACTCCAACAAACTTCTACGCATATATGAAAGAAAAAAGTCATagtattaaatactccctccagtCCCGCTATTTATGACACATTACTTTttgacacggagattaaggagaagaaaattaGGATAAAGGTTTGTGTGTTCAATATGTTTAATAATGAGTTTAAGGGATATTTATCATTGCTATTTCTTGTAAATGAAATGCAGGCAAATTcacaaaataaaaccaattaacaAAATTGAATGAATTAACAAAACAAAGAGAGGGTGGAGATGAATCTTATGAATAAAATTCCAGAATCCAAatatcagaaaaaaaaaaaaaaaaaaattcaccaaGCAACAATAAAGATTCCAGAAATCAACAATTCACGAAACTCACGAAATTAACAAAAATCAAGAATAAGATTCTAGAAAGTGTATCAAATCAAGAATAAGATTCCACAAAAATTATGAAATCAAGAATGAGATTAAGAATAAGAATGAGATCCGGAACAAGaacaaaatcaacaaaaaacAACAGTGGTGTCGTCACACTCAATCCGTCGTCGGGCCGCTGCTATGGTTTCACTCAGAGGGAGTGGAGGCGCGACAGTGGATAAACTCAGATCTGGCGCCACACCGGTGCTAGGGTTTCACTCGAAGGTGAAGGAGGCGGCGGTGGATGGAGCAGGCGCAAAGGATGCGGCGACGTGGAGCAGGCGGAAGGTTTGGGAGGCGGCGGGCGGTGGAGACTCAGGcgcaaagagagagagagagagagagacgattgCAAAGTGGAAATGACCTTGAGTTTGGGCTCGAAGAGTTGAGGCGGCGCTAGGCAGAGCCGACGAGGgtgtggaggcggtggagggtgGTGGCAGCGCTAGTTAGGAGATGGTGGTGGAGGAATGAAGAAGAGGGTAGAGAGAGATAGAAGGGGCGtgagtttagagagagagagtgtgtgttgCAAAATAATTAGGGAGGTTTATTTAGGTAGACAATTAGTGAATTAATTAAGCTTTAAGTGACCCGTTATTATTTTCCAAAATAGAAACGTGTCATTTATgttgggacaatccaaaatggAATATGTGACATGAATagcgggatggagggagtatcaattaATTCAGAAACTTTAACTTATTTTGTTTCACCACGATTTGAAAAATGTTGTAAATTGTAATAATATGTATTAATAACTTTTAATAATTATcttactttaataaaaaaaattaagtggtCATATAAATGTGTAGCGAAAAAACTAAATATTAAAACTTATAAAGCACATtcataaaagtataaaaaaacTAGCCATTTGAGTAAATGATCAATAATACCCCTTTGATGACATGAGAGAGGAGAGACAAAAGATAAtgagatttattttattttattttaatgtaaaaGGAAAATTTTGCATTAGActccttttttatttattcttataaaCGATGGTTAATCTATAcgaatagaaaaagagcctaagacAGTTTAAGGCACAATTTGTAGATTGCCTATTTTATCTCTattatatactccttccgtcccaacttttagtatccaactttccttttttggtcgtcccacattttagtatccatttctatttttggtaaaagtaggtggggcccttactccactttaattattttaactttcacattaaatgtgggacccttattccactcacaacaaatcaatcactttattaaaacccgtgacgttctcaactggataccaaaagccgggacggagggagtatttattattatatttataaaatataaatctattttgatatacatttatttgtcacccaaatctataaaaaaaatactttatatttataactactgataaggcttataaataaatatattcatccaataaattatctaataaaagtaatgaattaatattttttttaaataatagattatcaattaaaataacactatacaacgtacgttctttctgctagtaaCGGGAAAAAGAAACAAGTAACCACAAGATGGGAAAAAATGTTGTGCTAGATAATCTTCTGAATCTGATAGGCTCaaaaaacatactccctccattccaacgaaagcggtgcgtattccttttttagCCGTCCCAACAAAAGTGGTGCGTTTattatttttggtaataattttacactataaacaaTGTGGCCTCACatacttttacactacaattttATTCTCTTTAAATCATGTGTCGAAAAGAAgcgcaccgctttcgttgggacggagagagtatttaacTTTTCTGAGCAATATGATATGAGGTGATAGACATCACCTATGACACCGTtcataatttcaatttttcGTGCATTGGTAAGTAAAGTAATTAAGATCTCCAATTTTAATGCATAGCTAAAAAGAGAAGACTACAAATTCAGGAACTACTTAAACAGAATAGTGATAACACTttaaaggagcttataagctcctaaacagcttataagctgttttgaggagcttataagctcagccaaacaccctctaagtttGCACACTAAAGGAAGAAGCCATTGGTCTTTGGGATTGTTGGATTTgcatactgaaagcaagaacattttatgcttgtatacaatgttttatgtgttcactatttaatctcctatctgattgtgctcatgattgcatatgtatgtcttTTATCTCTACATAAGTTgattatatggtgattaacggatcacagaaggtcatatgattggaataaacttaagagatataaatagatcacaaccgagatgactctaggacgagtcgttggtctaggctgcagtatagatggaaatagtttgtcttgactatttgtctatactggtacgtcataacgtattgataggatcacagtgagatgtattattCTATCtaacataagtgaagaatcaagatcttagtgacttaatagaatcttaatactaataagatttcagatatatatgttgattcgtgtatcactttgatttactatgggtgagagttatatattaacttgagtactctgtatcttgggtgatatcggtcaatatatgatatttggttatctgtattagtacccgtatccggtataggataatgacatccccttaaggagctcaataaggcttattgcgttaaaccctgcaggttgattaagttcaggcgcaataataaggtttgagtggtactgcttaaggattacaaagagattaattaatttaagctgttagagctctaattaattaatggatgtcggatattttaaatacggagatttaataagtctaaatacaagccccgactcatcatcgataataaaggggtaagtcagtattgattctctagtggaatgaattaatacttatgaattaattgtgatctgggctgatcataagaattaattcattagaggctcatctttattccttgtatccgatccctggactggcccaaagtctcctgagcccagtaggagtaAAATTCGCCCACTACAGTTATTGGTGCCCTAGGACtgtgttttgtctataaatGCAGCTATCTGCTCTCAGGATAAGACATACAAATAAtcagggttttagagagcagcaGAGGGCGTCGTTTGTAAGTGGCTGAATTCTCCTTGGgaattctcatagctcgttgtccatccaacgttagGAGTTGCgagatacagttcagaaggtcgGAACTAGAGTATTTCAATTCAGCCATCGACAGCTTCTATAtacaattcacaagtaagtgattttaactccaatgtgcagcacttaaattcataggagcatgttaggaattaatcgttgtatggtgaattaagatatccgAGAAATAATCCTTTTGGGGCTATAATCCTTCAGGGATAACTGATAAGATAGTTCTTTCAGTATCAGTACATGGCATGGCAACACTAACATTTCTTATCTCATCAGATGCAAGGTATCTGCTCCATTTATGTTCCCCTTTTGAGATTCGTCAGCAGATGAAACGACGTCCTCAAAACTAGTAAACATTAAAACCTGGTAATATTACATTGGATTAAAACATACTCCCCCTGTCCTATAAAAATCGCCCTAGGAGaaagtgacacgagttttaataaaagtcgTTAAATATgttatgagtggagaaatggtcccactatagatagtgttaataatgataattaattgtattgtgagtgaagataGAGTTCCACCATATAGTAGAATATGTAAATAAGCTAATATATGAAGGGTAATCTATTGTGGGATAGTGTTCATAAATggattatgattattttttgtggacaccctaaaatgaaaaattaggactatttttataggacggagggagtataaacaTTCATTTGTCagctaaaattttaaaataataatattttaaaaggaGAAAAAATTTGAGAAGGTAGAATTTTAGAATATCTTCAATTATGGAATATTATGTTTCATTTTGGTTAAGGtatgtaaattaaattttaaaaaagcaCATGTTCTAAGCACACAAAATTAGACACTAAATTGTACACAAATGTGTTTTTATACTTCGAACATAGTTTTTTGGTTGGTTTGTTATTACTATAATACGACTCGAGCTCCTCCTCTCTGCATCGGTTGACTCATTGCTTGGGTTGACTCGAGTCAAGCCTATGGGTCAATCGATGTAGATGCTCTAAGGTACATGTTCTTGCGTACACAGTATTAGACACAAAACTGTACATAGATGTGTTTTTATGCCcaaacataattttttgttactaGAATGCATAATATTTTAGGCCAAATATTGTATGTATAAtacatttattttcaattacAATATGCCACAAAATTCTTACAGTATTAATCTATATCGGTGGTTATAAGTCGTTGGTGATCAGcaaatttattactattattttcgTACTAATTGATTCCTATTTAACATTAGAGAGGTAAAACACATCAAATAGATTATTTTCTTAGTAAATAGGATTGTATCTGAACTTTAGGGAATGTTGGTGACgaggacaaaaatatgcattCCTTGAAGATATGAAGATCAAATCAGATTCAACCCAAATCTGTTGGAAACAGCGTTGTTGACCCTAAAACAACGTTGTTGATCACTTCGCAAGCCTGATTTCCCGGACCTAAACTTACCTAAAAGAGTCCCAGATATTTCGGCATGGAGGAGATCAAGACAAAATACAAGATAATCATCAAGAGATTGAGTCCGATTTCAAGCCTAAATAGAGTCATTTTCCTACTAGAATTCATCAAGACCAAGAGAGCAGAGAGAACCAAGGCAACTGCCTGCAGCGCCATGGTTACCAAACCATGAGGTTAGAATGATTACTGGAGGAGAAGCGGATGGATCATTCAACAGAGCCAGAAAAGCTATGATCAGGACTGCCAGGGCCCAGGCAGGACAGGTAATGATTGTTACTACCACCAACCTAGATGCAGAAATCTC harbors:
- the LOC131007676 gene encoding G-type lectin S-receptor-like serine/threonine-protein kinase At4g27290, whose translation is MAFFFFTTIFCSLLHSISLLSLTVGAVNDNKLISNQTLVIGQTLVSQNQVFEMGFFSPGKSLNRFLGIWYTSTPEVVVWVANRNDPITASHAPLFMLSRNGSLVISNGKSIIWSASSSGVARNPVLQLLDSGNLVVVDNTMEGYLWQSFGYPTDTFLQGMKLVDDADSGVERYLTSWRNADDPSPGEFILRIENKGLPDMVTRRGTVKVYRMGKWNGLYFGGGPRLPNAMYKFFPVFRQERLISAEEPYDSTAVVRVTLDPSGTIMRHTLNAQKNKWNRAFTFPQDTCDEYGICGPNSICKSRTDSPVRCQCFKGFAPKFQNYWDLQDWSGGCTRTTPLNCHGEDGFLEVRGVKYPDMLSFWLNRSMSLDECKAECFKNCNCTAYANPFITNGGSGCLMWFTELIDTKELSAADSKQNIYIRVPVSELDSSTGLEAEEEEKKRPMKLILLSIASGVLISAFINGGVFLMARLKKREVKMNNEDLELPVIKMATIMQATNNFSTENMIGVGGFGPVYKGNMPSGEEIAVKRLSRCSHQGLEEFRNEVMVIANLQHRNLVRLLGCCIEEEERMLIYEYLQNKSLDLSLVDQYRRTQLTWPKRYEIIMGIARGLLYLHHDSRLKIIHRDLKTSNILLDGNLSPKISDFGLARIFEEDQSLARTKRVIGTYGYMAPEYAIDGKFSVKSDIFSLGVVLLEIISGKKNRGYGHSDHYLNLLGHVY